Proteins from one Nicotiana tabacum cultivar K326 chromosome 23, ASM71507v2, whole genome shotgun sequence genomic window:
- the LOC107824698 gene encoding uncharacterized protein LOC107824698 isoform X1, protein MLIHQRIVRQILLVVYFLLSYHGVQGEIKFSKLEERVLEKQLKLLNKPTVKTIKLAIFRTPNDPNSKYAGAGMSAGLWNPRVESHQHNALHKLVGVDPTLYGDTKTRLFTHFQAGSKHCFNTLCPGFVASIHYALALYNKH, encoded by the exons ATGTTGATTCATCAAAGAATTGTTCGACAAATATTGCTGGTGGTATATTTTCTTCTGAGTTATCACGGAGTTCAAGGAGAAATAAAGTTTTCCAAACTAGAGGAACGGGTGTTGGAGAAGCAACTTAAACTTTTGAACAAGCCAACTGTGAAAACAATTAAG CTTGCAATATTTCGGACTCCAAATGATCCAAATAGCAAGTATGCGGGAGCTGGAATGTCAGCTGGTCTATGGAATCCTCGTGTTGAAAGTCATCAACATAATGCATTACACAAATTGGTTGGA gtggATCCAACATTATATGGAGATACTAAAACTAGACTTTTTACTCATTTCCAA GCTGGAAGTAAACATTGCTTCAATACACTATGCCCTGGCTTTGTTGCGTCAATACACTATGCCCTGGCTTTGTACAATAAACACTGA
- the LOC107824698 gene encoding uncharacterized protein LOC107824698 isoform X2 — MLIHQRIVRQILLVVYFLLSYHGVQGEIKFSKLEERVLEKQLKLLNKPTVKTIKLAIFRTPNDPNSKYAGAGMSAGLWNPRVESHQHNALHKLVDPTLYGDTKTRLFTHFQAGSKHCFNTLCPGFVASIHYALALYNKH; from the exons ATGTTGATTCATCAAAGAATTGTTCGACAAATATTGCTGGTGGTATATTTTCTTCTGAGTTATCACGGAGTTCAAGGAGAAATAAAGTTTTCCAAACTAGAGGAACGGGTGTTGGAGAAGCAACTTAAACTTTTGAACAAGCCAACTGTGAAAACAATTAAG CTTGCAATATTTCGGACTCCAAATGATCCAAATAGCAAGTATGCGGGAGCTGGAATGTCAGCTGGTCTATGGAATCCTCGTGTTGAAAGTCATCAACATAATGCATTACACAAATTG gtggATCCAACATTATATGGAGATACTAAAACTAGACTTTTTACTCATTTCCAA GCTGGAAGTAAACATTGCTTCAATACACTATGCCCTGGCTTTGTTGCGTCAATACACTATGCCCTGGCTTTGTACAATAAACACTGA